Proteins found in one Hirundo rustica isolate bHirRus1 chromosome Z, bHirRus1.pri.v3, whole genome shotgun sequence genomic segment:
- the SHLD3 gene encoding shieldin complex subunit 3 encodes MEVVLHYRPHQRDLIKLQKFAEAAMKEFPIRQLPRFAPWFPNDLNRLPLKPKKQAPVISCEEVEELKQLSAPSEYVTGSPDYDCTKNLLEFHSSMKHGPTLIQAQAVHRPVNLDCQGESPPNGKQRLKRSWSVSLPSAKLKEKIQPLSQELQNNLERLKLHAFCRAKWTIEQSVCKNQNLEDIWIKLNRLIKQNELPSCNATIQRSVGQIWIFCDILYCEYVRNILREKLSLTDKMNLLVHKYGIIFSL; translated from the coding sequence ATGGAAGTGGTCTTGCACTATCGACCACATCAGAGAGATCTaataaaactgcagaaatttGCAGAAGCAGCAATGAAGGAGTTTCCCATTCGCCAGTTACCAAGATTTGCACCCTGGTTTCCAAATGATTTAAACAGACTTCCCctcaaaccaaaaaagcagGCACCTGTTATTTCTTGTGAGGAAGTGGAAGAATTGAAACAGCTTTCTGCACCTTCAGAATATGTTACAGGATCTCCTGATTATGACTGCACAAAAAATCTCCTTGAATTTCACTCTAGCATGAAACATGGTCCAACTTTAATTCAAGCACAGGCTGTTCACAGACCAGTTAACTTGGACTGTCAAGGAGAATCACCACctaatggaaaacaaagattGAAAAGGTCTTGGAGTGTCTCTCTCCCTAGTGCTAAACTCAAAGAAAAGATTCAACCTTTATCTCAAGAACTGCAGAATAATTTGGAAAGGCTAAAGCTGCATGCATTTTGTAGAGCAAAGTGGACAATTGAACAGTCTGTTTGTAAAAACCAGAATTTGGAAGACATATGGATAAAATTGAATAGACTCATTAAACAGAATGAATTGCCATCTTGCAATGCTACTATTCAAAGATCTGTGGGACAGATATGGATTTTCTGTGATATATTATACTGTGAATATGTTAGAAATATTCTTAGAGAAAAGCTAAGCCTTACAGATAAAATGAACTTGCTTGTACATAAATATGGAATTATATTTAGTTTATAA